Proteins from one Setaria italica strain Yugu1 chromosome V, Setaria_italica_v2.0, whole genome shotgun sequence genomic window:
- the LOC101761782 gene encoding uncharacterized protein LOC101761782: MLQLQPPRFLPLPRRRLAGRRRRARPTLALNSKWKLPDVDTDAVRGRVRSWMSLARGAIADAAHAARERAKHKEDPEDGKKKQRKEVAVEEQALVAVPEVTVELRVAQGWLSLDAVVSIEQFARLNGLTGRQVQRIFEALAPEHLHNDARSLVEYSCFRYLSRDNSDFHPNLKELAFQKLVFVTMLAWEDPYNEVDGPLSSLDNYSVLGKLVGEDAFVRIAPAIAGVADASTAHYLFRALVGAEKGLSFDLWTTYLAELLKVHHGRQTHKMGDIFLSDEQVLCIGSSKKRPVLKWEENTAWPGNLTLTDKALYFEAIGLSGTKKPMRLDLTDRNSRVEKAKVGPFGSKLFDSAVSVSSGSTSDEWTLEFVDFSGEMRREVWLAFISEMISVYRFIREYGPGDNDPAIHHVYGAHKGKKRAVSSAANSIARLQSLQFIRRLHEDPAKLVQFSYLSNAPFGDVVLQTLAVKFWGGPLITKVKSANHRSPQWHRSSEDPSSGHAHVYDIDGSVYLRKWMTSPSWASSHSANFWRNSSVKHGVVLSKSLVVADKNLVEKAMINCKEKRKVVERTQATIVAATIEGIPSNIDLFKELMLPFVIMAEKFKKLQRWENPRSTICFLLLVHTVVFRNMLSYVFPFTLMMMALSMLAVKGLKEQGRLGRSFGKVTIRDQPPSNTIQKILALKEAMASVENYLQNLNVSLLKIRTIFLAGQPEVTTQVALVLLASSAVLLVFPFKYVLAFFTFDLFTRELEFRREMVRAFMNFLKERWESIHAAPVVVLPYEGAESSPKPLPSKASGQSEPQNVQRVGSYVTSKNGISNS, translated from the exons ATGCTCCAGCTCCAGCCCCCTCGCTTCCTgcccctcccgcgccgccgcctcgccggccgccggcgtcgcgccCGGCCAACGCTCGCCCTCAATTCCAAGTGGAAGCTCCCCGACGTGGACACAG ATGCGGTGCGGGGGCGGGTGCGGTCGTGGATGTCCCTGGCGCGGGGCGCGATCGCCGACGCGGCGCacgcggcgcgggagagagcgAAGCACAAGGAGGACCCGGAGGATgggaagaagaagcagcggaaggaggtggcggtggaggagcagGCGCTCGTGGCCGTGCCGGAGGTCACCGTGGAGTTGCGGGTGGCTCAGGGGTGGCTTTCGCTGGACGCCGTCGTCTCCATCGAACAGTTCGCCAG GTTGAATGGGCTGACGGGGAGACAGGTGCAGAGGATATTTGAAGCACTTGCTCCCGAACATCTGCACAATGATGCTCGAAGCCTGGTTGAGTATAGTTGCTTTCGGTACTTGTCACGAGATAACTCTGACTTTCATCCAAACTTAAAG GAGCTTGCCTTTCAAAAGCTTGTCTTTGTGACTATGCTTGCTTGGGAAGATCCATATAATGAAGTTGACGGTCCACTTTCTTCGCTAGACAACTATTCTGTACTG GGAAAACTTGTTGGAGAAGATGCCTTTGTCCGAATTGCTCCTGCTATTGCAGGTGTTGCTGATGCTTCAACAGCTCACTATCTCTTTAGGGCTCTTGTTGGTGCAGAAAAGGGACTTTCATTTGATCTGTGGACAACATATCTTGCTGAACTTTTGAA GGTTCATCATGGCAGGCAGACACATAAAATGGGAGATATTTTTTTGTCTGATGAGCAAGTTCTATGCATAGGCTCTAGTAAAAAAAGACCTGTTCTAAAATGGGAAGAAAACACTGCATGGCCTGGAAACCTTACCTTGACAGACAAGGCACTATATTTTGAG GCCATTGGACTGTCAGGTACCAAGAAACCAATGAGGCTTGACCTTACAGATCGGAATTCAAGGGTTGAAAAGGCGAAGGTTGGACCATTTGGATCCAAACTGTTTGATTCTGCTGTCTCAGTTTCTTCTGGTTCAAC GTCAGATGAATGGACACTAGAATTTGTTGATTTTAGTGGTGAGATGAGACGAGAAGTATGGCTTGCCTTCATCAGTGAAATGATTTCAGTTTATAGATTCATTCGTGAATATGGTCCGGGTGATAATGATCCAGCAATTCATCATGTATATGGTGCCCACAAAGGCAAGAAAAGAGCTGTTAGCAGTGCAGCAAACAGTATTGCAAGGCTTCAGTCTCTGCAGTTCATACGGAGATTGCATGAGGATCCAGCTAAGCTAGTGCAGTTCTCTTATTTGTCCAATGCACCATTTGGTGATGTTGTTCTTCAGACACTAGCAGTGAAATTTTGGGGTGGGCCTTTAATCACAAAGGTCAAATCTGCAAATCACAGGTCACCTCAATGGCATAGATCTTCAGAGGACCCATCTAGTGGTCATGCACATGTTTATGACATAGATGGTAGTGTGTACTTACGCAAGTGGATGACATCTCCCAGCTGGGCATCCAGCCACTCAGCCAACTTTTGGAGAAATTCTTCTGTCAAGCATGGTGTAGTATTGAGTAAATCTTTAGTTGTAGCTGATAAAAACCTTGTAGAAAAGGCAATGATTAACTGTAAAGAGAAGAGGAAAGTAGTTGAAAGGACACAGGCAACAATAGTTGCTGCTACAATTGAAGGTATTCCAAGCAACATTGACCTCTTCAAG GAACTTATGCTTCCTTTTGTAATAATGGCTGAAAAATTCAAGAAACTGCAACGCTGGGAGAACCCACGTTCGACCATTTGTTTTCTACTATTAGTTCATACTGTTGTTTTCAG GAACATGCTTTCTTATGTATTTCCATTCACCCTGATGATGATGGCCCTTTCCATGCTTGCCGTGAAAGGGCTGAAAGAACAAGGCAGGCTAGGTAGATCTTTCGGCAAAGTGACAATTAGGGATCAACCGCCGTCAAACACAATTCAGAAGATCCTAGCCCTTAAAGAAGCAATGGCCTCCGTGGAAAATTATCTACAGAACCTGAATGTCTCTCTTCTGAAAATCCGCACAATCTTTTTAGCTGGCCAACCTGAG GTGACGACACAGGTTGCGCTTGTTCTTCTAGCATCCTCAGCCGTTCTTCTTGTTTTTCCGTTCAAATATGTTCTTGCATTCTTTACGTTTGATCTCTTCACAAGGGAGCTAGAATTCCGGAGGGAAATGGTTAGAGCCTTCATGAACTTTTTGAAGGAACGGTGGGAATCGATACATGCTGCCCCTGTGGTCGTGTTGCCATATGAGGGCGCCGAAAGCAGCCCCAAGCCACTCCCATCGAAAGCTTCGGGGCAATCAGAACCTCAGAATGTGCAACGTGTTGGCAGCTACGTCACTTCAAAGAACGGCATCAGCAATTCATGA
- the LOC101762874 gene encoding magnesium transporter MRS2-E: protein MERKQPPPAPVARRKGAAASRKKWLVVPAAGEPREAELGKHRTMEMTGLPTRDLRVLDPDLSSPSTILVRERAVVVNLEHVKAIVTATQALVLDSSNPLLGLFLKDLHARVASPDVSSTGSATDRSNETDQGEGNGPTVALCRAGSAKILPFELKVLEVCLEHTCKCLESETLALEKEAYPALDELTSKVSRLNLEHVRHIKNRLVALSGRVQKVRDELEHLLDDDMDMSEMYLTRKLAFQGFTETLSRVDSNKDAPTDHDEKEEEDSDDEIETGHESSAYVKPDIEELEMLVEAYFVQIDGTLNKLYNLREYVDDTEDYINIMLDEKQNQLLQMGVLLTTATVVVTAGIVVVSLFGMNIHIELMKDPETDEEARMKNLKFWETTCGTVAGCLAIYLLAIYAGKKSKILH from the exons ATGGAGCGCAAGcagccgcccccggcgccggtggcgcggcgcaagggcgcggcggcgagccggaAGAAGTGGctggtggtgccggcggcgggggagcccCGCGAGGCGGAGCTGGGGAAGCACCGGACCATGGAGATGACGGGGCTGCCCACGCGCGACCTCCGCGTGCTGGACCCGgacctctcctccccctccaccaTCCTCGTCCGCGAGCGCGCCGTCGTCGTTAACCTCGAGCACGTCAAGGCCATCGTCACGGCCACCCAGGCGCTCGTCCTCGACTCCAGCAACCCGCTCCTCGGCCTCTTCCTCAAGGACCTCCACGCCCGCGTCGCGTCTCCG GACGTCTCTAGCACGGGTTCGGCGACTGATCGTAGCAATGAGACAGATCAGGGCGAGGGTAACGGGCCAACAGTGGCTCTCTGCAGGGCTGGGAGTGCCAAGATCCTGCCCTTCGAGCTCAAGGTGCTTGAGGTCTGCCTCGAGCACACATGCAAGTGCTTGGAATCTGAG ACGCTGGCTCTTGAGAAGGAGGCGTACCCGGCCTTGGATGAGCTGACCTCCAAGGTTAGCAGGCTGAACTTGGAGCACGTCAGGCACATCAAGAACCGATTGGTTGCGCTATCAGGGCGTGTGCAGAAG GTCAGGGATGAACTCGAGCACTTGCTGGATGATGACATGGATATGTCTGAGATGTACCTGACAAGAAAACTTGCATTCCAAGGATTCACCGAGACGTTGAGCAGGGTGGATTCAAATAAGGATGCACCCACTGATCATGACGAGAA ggaggaagaagacagtGACGACGAGATAGAGACTGGCCACGAAAGTTCTGCCTATGTTAAGCCTGATATTGAAGAGTTGGAAATGCTTGTTGAAGCCTACTTCGTGCAGATTGATGGCACACTGAACAAATTGTACAAT CTCCGAGAATATGTGGACGACACTGAAGATTACATCAACATAATGCTGGACGAGAAGCAAAACCAACTGCTGCAAATGGGCGTCCTGCTGACGACGGCAACCGTAGTAGTTACAGCAGGCATCGTGGTTGTGAGCTTGTTCGGCATGAATATCCACATCGAACTCATGAAAGATCCGGAGACCGATGAGGAGGCGAGAATGAAGAACCTAAAGTTTTGGGAGACCACCTGCGGTACGGTGGCCGGGTGCCTTGCGATATATCTCCTAGCGATCTACGCAGGGAAGAAGAGCAAAATCCTTCACTGA
- the LOC101753298 gene encoding uncharacterized protein LOC101753298, with translation MAPSNKLTLIALLVAFAIVAPSAAVRDGGAAKDAPAPAPSASGEATVHPMGFFDDILDDIIHFRIPDLPLPPILPCPPDFPIKIPFIPCYNETNTLECRSSLAKYMPPCAGFLTDADDSGSASSPPKECCNAIGSFLEDPMALCLCHVVNGDFGKLLKAPMNPKRANSFLQQCGFELSSAQVSRICSGNTTLTIPPMDAPSPPRPPTWRHHGTKGGSP, from the exons ATGGCGCCATCAAACAAGCTCACGCTGATCGCATTGCTCGTCGCCTTCGCCATCGTCGCTCCGTCTGCGGCGGTTAGAGATGGAGGAGCAGCCAAGGatgccccggcgccggcgccgtcggccaGCGGAGAAGCTACTGTGCACCCCATGGGCTtctttgatgatatcctggacGATATAATCCACTTCCGCATCCCTGACCTGCCTCTGCCACCAATCCTGCCTTGCCCTCCTGATTTCCCCATAAAAATCCCGTTCATCCCCTGCTACAATGAAACAAACACGCTGGAGTGCAGGTCGTCGCTGGCGAAGTACATGCCGCCATGCGCCGGCTTCCTCACCGACGCCGACGACAGTGGCAGCGCGTCCTCGCCTCCGAAGGAGTGCTGCAACGCCATCGGATCGTTCCTCGAGGATCCCATGGCTCTGTGCCTCTGCCACGTCGTGAACGGCGACTTCGGCAAGCTCCTGAAGGCGCCGATGAACCCCAAGCGCGCCAACTCCTTCCTGCAGCAGTGTGGTTTTGAACTATCATCGGCCCAAGTATCCAGGATCTGCTCCGGCA ATACTACGCTCACCATTCCGCCGATGGATGCTCCGAGTCCTCCACGTCCACCAACTTGGCGCCACCACGGAACAAAGG GTGGATCGCCATAA